From Toxorhynchites rutilus septentrionalis strain SRP chromosome 2, ASM2978413v1, whole genome shotgun sequence, a single genomic window includes:
- the LOC129766629 gene encoding uncharacterized protein LOC129766629 produces MTVNNFLGSDLWHNGPTWLKLPEAEWPVISQQQNAPEDILERRKMVAAVQNRPTTNAFFGISSSYSRLIRLTAYCLRFIRACRHQLPIECTGKTKIITVDEMSTARLKLIKLAQADVFVEEMKDLKKGNVVSKHSHLRLLNPFIDSDGILIVGGRLRLSDQPYLTKHPILLPSSHPFSRLVARYYHFKLLHGGGRATLAAIRQEYWPIQGRRMVNIIMRNCFRCVRASPVPARQHTGQLPIQRITPSRPFSVTGVDYAGPVYMKPIHKRAAPTKAYISVFVCFVTKAVHIELVSDLSTPAFLNALRRFIARRGCPAHIHSDNGKNFEGARNELRELFKLLQKEKSSGEIATYCANEGIKWHMIPPKAPHFGGLWEAAVKIAKKHLHRHLGNAMLSFENMATVLAEIRGPKRPGRTHTGPLSHWHYAVNSSRRRCQPDSDQSTGSLSTPPTSSTTVLASMELRLFARAPKGKQAHLSEHCNPARQIGRHRR; encoded by the coding sequence ATGACAGTGAATAACTTTCTCGGCAGTGATCTTTGGCACAATGGACCAACGTGGCTAAAACTCCCCGAAGCAGAGTGGCCAGTGATATCCCAACAGCAGAATGCACCTGAAGACATTCTAGAAAGGCGAAAGATGGTGGCGGCGGTTCAAAACAGGCCTACCACGAATGCATTTTTTGGCATATCGTCTTCGTACAGCCGTTTGATTCGATTGACAGCATATTGCCTGCGTTTCATCAGAGCATGTCGTCATCAACTACCAATCGAGTGCACAGGGAAAACGAAAATTATCACCGTGGACGAAATGTCAACAGCTCGTTTAAAATTAATTAAGCTCGCCCAAGCAGACGTTTTTGTAGAGGAAATGAAAGACCTGAAAAAGGGAAATGTCGTATCGAAACATTCGCATTTGCGCCTTTTGAATCCATTCATTGACTCAGACGGAATTCTCATAGTAGGAGGCAGACTGAGACTCTCAGACCAGCCCTATTTAACCAAACATCCCATTCTCCTTCCTAGTTCCCATCCATTTTCAAGGTTAGTTGCCCGTTATTACCATTTTAAACTATTGCACGGTGGCGGCCGCGCCACTCTCGCGGCCATTCGGCAAGAATATTGGCCTATTCAAGGACGCCGGATGGTAAACATCATCATGAGGAACTGCTTTCGATGCGTTCGTGCCTCTCCCGTTCCCGCCAGGCAACACACTGGCCAGCTACCAATTCAAAGAATCACTCCAAGTCGTCCGTTTTCGGTCACCGGAGTTGACTACGCTGGCCCAGTGTACATGAAGCCAATTCACAAACGAGCAGCACCGACCAAGGCCTATATCAGCGTTTTCGTATGCTTCGTAACTAAAGCCGTGCACATCGAGCTTGTGAGCGACTTATCCACCCCCGCATTTCTTAATGCACTACGAAGGTTCATCGCTCGACGTGGCTGCCCCGCACACATTCATTCCGACAACGGAAAAAATTTTGAAGGAGCGCGAAACGAGCTTCGCGAATTATTTAAGCTGCTGCAGAAGGAAAAATCATCCGGAGAAATTGCCACCTACTGTGCGAACGAGGGAATCAAGTGGCATATGATTCCCCCGAAGGCCCCACATTTCGGTGGATTGTGGGAGGCTGCCGTGAAAATCGCCAAGAAACACTTGCACAGACATCTTGGTAACGcgatgctttcgtttgaaaataTGGCCACAGTTTTGGCAGAAATCAGAGGACCCAAACGACCTGGCCGCACTCACACCGGCCCACTTTCTCATTGGCACTACGCTGTCAACTCTTCCAGACGCCGATGTCAGCCAGATTCCGATCAGTCGACTGGATCATTATCAACGCCTCCAACATCGAGTACAACAGTTCTGGCATCAATGGAATTACGATTATTTGCAAGAGCTCCAAAAGGAAAACAGGCACATCTTTCCGAACACTGCAATCCAGCCAGGCAGATTGGTCGTCATCGTCGATGA
- the LOC129766628 gene encoding uncharacterized protein LOC129766628 produces MADEHSKQQLLNRRTILMGSLERAEQFVQNYVAERDRGQVQLRIEHLDTVWIGLENVQSQLEDLEVTDEGMTHNLQFRSQYETLLFQIKANLQSYIPALPSSTNVIPQPACSGLSGIKLPTITLPEFDGDYNQWLAFHDTFIALIHSNPEVHDIQKFHYLRAAVKGEAAQLIESIGISSANYTIAWQTLVSRYANEYLLKKRHLQALLDCPRMKKETAAALHSVVDEFERHTKTLRQLGEPIDAWSTMLAHLLCLPLDDGTLKAWEDFATTAENPDYNCLIEFLQRRIRVLESMSVNQQSQPALSQQPPLFRKPSFYKTVSHTAAESSQRKCYSCDQHHPLFQCPRFDKMSISDRLNLVNNQYLCHNCFRRDHIARNCQSKFSCRHCKKRHHSLLHPGYHPTDADQQPSTSRTAAYTVKSNERRDTAATSHRSTTNASTVQISNPSQSSNASILLSTVVLMIIDANGKAHPARALLDNGSQSNIISERLCQLLRLERNKINIPVFGVGEAFSNIKHSVWTTIRSRKCNFEIGLDFLVMPRITIDLPVVSTFTDNWCASSNLFLADPTFNKTGAIDILLGAEHFFTFVNSGTRIEQAPNLILIDSVFGWIVTGRNHSPLKSHPVACHLTLSDPLHKALERFWHMEEIESRLNYSVEEQQCESHYVSHHSRTPEGRYIVCLPRHSNFDQMLGESKSTALRRFLCLEKRLCKEPMLKEHYYSFMSEYLSLGHMRFPQTHYLPHHAVLKEASTTTKVRVVFDGSAKTSTGHSLNDALQVGPIVQDELLTLILRFRKYPIALVADIAKMYRQVMLHPKDTPLQRILWRFNPNEPVSTFELQTVTYGLAPSSYLATRTLQQLATDEGDCYPLGGPALRKGFYVDDYIGGADTTEEAIQTRNELDELLSKGGFELRKWTSNSLTVLQGLDPSKIGTQPMFKFDHGESIKALGVSWEPVADQLHFDSTSTEEGGCPTKRSILSSVSKHFDPLGLTAPVIIRAKMLLQELWLQPCGWDEEISDSIRAKWETYCSELKHISSYRVNRYAFLPNSTVQLHTFADASQQAYGACIYGRSTDSEGHVHVQLIASKTKVAPLKRITIPRLELSAAVLAARLHKRVTVAMDMPFSESHFWSDSTVTLEWLRSPPYTWTTFVANRVSEIQTTTQGSHWHW; encoded by the coding sequence ATGGCGGATGAGCACTCGAAACAACAGCTCCTTAACCGGCgaaccatattgatgggatctCTGGAGAGAGCGGAGCAGTTCGTCCAGAATTACGTGGCAGAACGGGATCGAGGCCAAGTTCAATTACGTATCGAACATCTGGACACCGTGTGGATCGGACTGGAGAATGTTCAATCCCAGCTCGAAGACCTAGAAGTCACCGACGAAGGTATGACGCATAACCTGCAATTCCGTTCCCAATACGAAACTCTACTCTTTCAAATAAAAGCCAACTTGCAATCCTATATTCCCGCTTTACCTTCTTCAACAAATGTGATCCCTCAACCTGCATGCTCTGGGCTCTCTGGGATTAAACTGCCAACAATAACCCTACCTGAGTTCGACGGTGACTACAATCAGTGGTTAGCCTTTCACGACACTTTCATTGCTCTGATTCACTCTAACCCGGAAGTTCATGATATCCAAAAATTCCACTACCTTCGCGCTGCGGTTAAGGGAGAGGCAGCACAGCTGATCGAATCTATCGGCATTAGTTCCGCCAACTATACCATCGCTTGGCAAACCTTAGTCTCGCGCTACGCAAACGAATATTTGCTTAAAAAGCGTCATCTGCAAGCCCTTCTGGATTGCCCACGGATGAAAAAAGAAACCGCCGCTGCATTGCATTCCGTCGTTGACGAATTTGAACGTCACACCAAAACCCTCCGACAGCTTGGAGAACCGATCGATGCTTGGAGCACAATGCTAGCACACCTACTTTGTTTGCCCCTTGACGACGGTACGTTGAAAGCCTGGGAAGATTTCGCTACCACTGCAGAAAACCCCGACTACAATTGTCTAATTGAATTCCTGCAACGTCGCATCCGTGTCTTGGAATCGATGTCTGTGAACCAACAATCCCAACCAGCACTGAGCCAACAACCACCCTTGTTTCGCAAACCATCGTTCTACAAAACCGTCTCCCATACTGCAGCTGAATCGTCCCAACGAAAATGTTACTCCTGCGATCAACATCATCCGCTTTTTCAATGCCCCAGATTCGATAAAATGTCTATCTCTGATCGCTTAAATCTCGTGAACAACCAATACCTTTGCCACAATTGTTTCCGCCGTGATCACATTGCCAGaaattgccaatcaaaattcTCCTGTCGTCATTGCAAAAAACGACATCATTCGTTACTACACCCTGGTTATCACCCAACCGATGCTGATCAGCAACCATCCACATCCCGCACTGCTGCATATACAGTGAAATCCAACGAGAGGCGGGACACCGCAGCGACCAGCCATCGATCAACCACGAATGCGTCCACCGTTCAGATAAGCAACCCATCCCAATCATCAAATGCAAGCATTCTGCTGTCCACAGTCGTTTTGATGATTATCGACGCCAACGGAAAAGCGCACCCCGCACGAGCATTGTTGGACAATGGTTCACAATCGAACATCATCAGCGAAAGACTTTGTCAACTCCTCCGACTGGAGCGCAACAAGATAAATATTCCTGTGTTCGGTGTAGGTGAGGCGTTTTCAAATATTAAACACTCAGTTTGGACTACCATTCGATCGAGAAAGTGCAATTTTGAAATCGGTCTTGACTTTCTCGTCATGCCCCGCATCACGATTGATTTACCCGTTGTATCCACTTTTACTGATAACTGGTGTGCATCATCTAATCTGTTCTTGGCAGACCCAACCTTCAACAAGACCGGTGCAATTGATATTCTACTCGgagcagaacattttttcacttTCGTGAACTCTGGAACACGTATCGAACAAGCGCCAAATTTGATCCTCATCGATAGTGTTTTCGGTTGGATCGTCACTGGTAGAAACCATTCACCGCTGAAATCACACCCCGTAGCATGTCACTTAACGCTTTCCGACCCGCTTCATAAGGCCCTCGAACGTTTCTGGCACATGGAGGAAATTGAGAGTCGGCTCAACTATTCTGTGGAGGAGCAACAGTGCGAGTCTCATTATGTTTCCCACCATTCACGCACTCCGGAGGGAAGGTACATTGTTTGCCTACCACGTCATTCCAATTTCGATCAAATGCTGGGTGAATCGAAATCAACAGCACTTCGTCGCTTCCTCTGTCTTGAAAAACGCCTTTGCAAAGAACCAATGTTGAAGGAGCATTACTACTCATTCATGTCTGAATATTTGTCGCTTGGACATATGAGGTTCCCCCAGACTCACTACTTACCACATCATGCCGTTCTGAAAGAGGCCAGTACAACCACGAAAGTCCGAGTGGTGTTTGATGGATCAGCCAAAACATCGACTGGCCATTCCTTAAACGACGCGCTACAAGTAGGTCCAATCGTGCAGGACGAATTGTTAACGCTAATACTTCGTTTTCGCAAATACCCAATAGCACTCGTTGCAGATATTGCAAAAATGTATCGCCAAGTGATGCTCCATCCAAAAGATACACCGCTGCAACGTATTCTATGGCGCTTCAATCCCAATGAACCCGTTTCCACTTTTGAGTTACAAACTGTAACGTACGGCTTGGCCCCATCATCCTACCTTGCCACCCGCACTCTTCAGCAACTTGCCACGGACGAAGGAGATTGCTATCCGCTCGGGGGTCCAGCGCTACGGAAGGGGTTTTATGTAGACGACTATATAGGGGGAGCAGACACGACAGAAGAGGCAATCCAAACCCGCAACGAACTCGATGAGCTGCTATCAAAGGGAGGCTTTGAGTTGAGAAAGTGGACGTCAAATAGCTTAACCGTGCTGCAAGGACTCGACCCATCAAAAATTGGTACTCAACCGATGTTTAAATTTGATCACGGAgaatcaatcaaagcattagGCGTCAGCTGGGAACCGGTAGCAGACCAGTTACATTTCGATTCCACTTCGACCGAGGAAGGCGGATGTCCGACCAAGCGATCCATATTATCATCGGTATCGAAGCATTTCGATCCACTTGGCCTAACAGCACCAGTTATCATTCGCGCAAAAATGCTACTCCAGGAACTATGGCTGCAACCTTGTGGATGGGACGAAGAAATTTCTGACAGCATACGAGCAAAATGGGAAACCTATTGTTCTGAACTCAAACACATTTCCTCTTATCGAGTCAATCGCTATGCATTCTTGCCTAATTCTACTGTACAGCTGCATACATTCGCGGATGCATCCCAGCAAGCATACGGTGCTTGCATATATGGCCGATCCACTGATTCCGAAGGTCATGTCCACGTTCAGCTGATTGCCTCGAAGACAAAAGTCGCACCGCTCAAACGTATCACTATTCCTCGCCTGGAACTGTCAGCTGCTGTACTTGCCGCCCGGCTGCATAAAAGGGTTACCGTCGCAATGGATATGCCCTTCTCCGAATCCCATTTTTGGTCCGATTCAACAGTCACACTTGAATGGTTGCGCTCACCTCCGTACACCTGGACAACATTTGTtgcaaacagagtgtccgaaatacaaACAACCACCCAGGGATCCCATTGGCATTGGTAA